CGGCCGGTCCCGGCGGCGGCTCTGACGCTccccctttctctctctctctgtctcccccGGCGTTTTCAGGAGGCTCAGGGCCAGGAGTGCAGCGGGCAGTGCCAGTGCGGAGCCAGTCCCACCTGCCCCGCCGGCGTCTCCCTGGTGCTCGACGGCTGCGGCTGCTGCCGCGTGTGCGCCAAGCAGCTGGGCGAGCTCTGCACCGAGCGCGACCCCTGCGACCACCACAAGGGGCTATTCTGCGATTTCGGCTCCCCCGCCAACCGCAGAATCGGCGTCTGCACCGGTGAGTgggggccggggctgccgcGGGATCGGGAACGGGGTCCTGCCGGGCAGGGAGCGAGGAAAGTGGGAACCTCCGCGACTCAcgctctgcctcctgcccctcGCAGCTCGGGACGGCGCCCCGTGCGTGTTCAGCGGCATGGTGTACCGGAGCGGAGAGtccttccagagcagctgcaagTACCAGTGCACCTGCCTGGACGGCGCCGTGGGCTGCGTGCCCCTCTGCAGCATGGACGTCCGcctgcccagccctgactgCCCCTACCCGCGCCGGGTGAAGCTCCCTGGGAAGTGCTGCGAGGAGTGGGTCTGCGATGAGGCCAAGGAGCAGACTGCCGTGGGACCCGCGCTTGCCGGTGAGTGGGGGCTCTCTGcggatggcagccgggggaggGGACACCCTGCATGATGGAGGCTGAAGGCAGTGGACTAGgtggacacagggcagaggctggagggCTGCAGTTAGTGGAATCACCGCACGGATTTTAGCTGCCTGAATTTCtcagggaaaaggaaggaggatTTAGAGGGCTGAGGTCAGGCAGTGGTCTAATTTTGGTTTTCTGTCTCCTGCAGCTTACAGACTGGAGGACACTTATGGTCCAGACCCAACAATGATGCGTGCCAACTGCCTGGTACAGACCACGGAATGGAGTGCTTGCTCCAAGACCTGTGGCATGGGTATCTCTACCAGGGTCACCAATGATAATGCCTTCTGCAGACTGGAGAAACAGAGCAGACTCTGCATGGTCCGACCTTGTGAAGCAGACCTGGAGGAGAACATCAAGGTAAATATTACTGTCTTTATGTATGCTGCACTAGGTTGCTTCCATTCACTAACAAAAGGACAGTGACCAAAAGTGCGGAGCTGACAGGTAGTCAGTTTCAAGTGGTTTACTTGGAAATTTGAGTTTTGCCCTAGTGGTGATCACTATTTACAGTTAAATGTCGTTCATTTTCTCTCACGCTGTGTTATGGCACTGTATAAGACAATCTTGCCTAATAATAACACAGTAATAATTAATACCACTTGCTCACCACTAACTTGCAAGCTTAGTGTGCTTTGTGAAAGCCTACCTTCTAAACATCTTGTATTCATTTCTATCCTGACAGAAAGGCAAAAAGTGCATTCgcacccccaaaatctccaagcCTGTCAAGTTTGAGCTGTCTGGCTGCACCAGCGTGAAGACCTACAGAGCTAAGTTCTGTGGTGTTTGCACTGACGGGCGCTGCTGCACACCCCACAGAACAGCCACCCTCCCTGTGGAGTTCAAGTGCCCTGATGGGGAGAtcatgaaaaggaaaatgatgTTCATCAAGACCTGCGCGTGCCACTACAACTGCCCTGGAGACAATGACATCTTTGAGTCTCTGTACTACAGAAAGATGTATGGAGACATGGCATAAAGCCAGAAGGAGACGCTAAATGCATTCTCAACTTGAACTGATTTGCATCTCATTTTGTAAACATGATTCAATAGCACAAGGTATTTAaatcagttttttttttaatttcaacaaACTGCTCCATGTGACTTAAGACAATTTTTCTACTGACCCCAAACGGTGATTTGAAGAAGAACAAAATGGACAGTGGGATCACAGCAAGACACAGCTTCAGAACATGTTCCTGAGGTGGTGTGATGGGGTTAAGGGAAacaggcaggaaaagcagaTTCAAGCAAATGTTCCCTTAATGTGGTACAACGTGCTTCATCTAGTAGTGCAATTGAGAAGAGACCATTAGCATGTTTGCTGGTGCTGGCTTAGAGACAGCAACAGCTGGAATGCAAGCACCCAGCAAAGTGCTAAGTAGAAGGTGTTCTGTTAGTCAGGACAGTAATGTTTCAGCTCTGACACTCTGATTCAGATGGCTTGGCCAAAAAGAATCAGAATCATGTCAATTAGACTGGACAGCTTGTGGCAGTTAATTTACCTGTCACAAGCTACTTTTTATGAATATTGTAAAtactgtgtgtatatatatttgtacAGTTATCTAAATTAATTTAAAGTTTTGTGCTTTTGTTTAATGCTTTGAAAGTTCAATGATAGCCTTCTTTTTTGGAACAAGATAGGTAAGATTTAAAGCTTGTTTGACAATGCATTCAAAGCATGAAATAGATACTCTAGTGGAAATTGTTCAGATAGGGCCAAATGGTGAGTTGAAGTCGAGATGAAGTGAAGGTGCCTGTAATGTTACAAAGCATTCATTGGCAAAATATGTTTACTTACTACTTTATAAGACAAGTGGCTTTAAGAGAAATGGCTGTTCTGTAGCTCGTCAGTCTTTCCACTGGAgcatttgtttctttctttgacTATGGCTCTTTTTGGACAGTTTATTTGTTGAGAAGTGTGACCAAAAGTTACATGTTTGCACCTTTTTAGttgaaaataaagtatttatattttttatataaattccttggtatttcattttcctttagTCTCCGCTATTCCTTTTCATGTTTCTAAAGGTGTTGCCTTTGCACTAGATGAAAATCAAATAGTGTGTGGTGGGTTCTTCAGAATCACATACACTTAGGAATAAGCTAAAGATTTACTTATTCTGTTACTAGTGAACCAACTGTAGTTTGTTACTCCTCTGCATTTAGAGTGGAGGGAAGGGCCAGGCTTGCTTTGCCAAGCCCAGTATGGCATTACAAAGTGCAGCAGGTCTCCTCATGCATCACATGAAGTTTGAAAGGAGTCAGCTGGTCACCAGGGTATTCAACTGCTGCTGTAATACACCACACAACATGCTTAATTTTGTTGAGGTGTTCCACTGGTTAAGATTTGTTTTCAGCTAAGggcaaggaaaatatttttaattactaaAAGCATTGAAGTGGTTCTTGACTCTAGACTCAAATGCAGAAGTCTAAATTTGGTGCAATTCTCAGGGAATAGCTCATGTTGTAtcataaaaatcacagaatacaacaggctggaagggacctctaaAAAACTTCTGGTTTAACCTTCATGCAGTGTAGGCCTAATTTAGATGTAGCTTTACTTGAATTAACACCTAAGTGTGGTATGATAGAGCACTGGACTCTGGTGGCAGTTACACAGGTTATATTCCTGCGTGCTGACAAGGCCAAAACATTACATGTGACAGTTCTGTGCTGAGTGTCCATGGGTTCAAACTCCTGCAGGGCCACAGATGAGAAGTATTGTAAGAGCTACACCTTTTGATAATGGTCCAAACATTCTTCTTAGATAAACAAGAACTATTTGTGAGGACAGTTGAGAGTCaactccctcatccccctgaaGCTAAAAGAAAAGCTTCAGTCCTGTGCTGGGACCTACATCAATAACAGACTTTTTTGTCCCTTTATTAAGACAAGGAGATTCTTTGAATTCAAAATTAACCTTTGCACTAGAAGCATTAGTTcttgttttcagaaaaaaacatgcTCTCCAACAAGAATCCTTTTCAGGCAAACAAGTTCAATCTGGAATTTCCTGGTGCTGAAAGAGTGTTAGCTTACAAAAATGTCCATCCTTCCTGAGCACCTTCCAATCCCATTGATTTCAGCTAGCATTAGCAGCAAATCAGTGTAACACCAGCTTTGACTAATGATGAACAACAGAGCCCTAAACTAATGGCAAGTCAATGGGAGTCTTGCCAATGGCTTCACCAGGCTTTGCTCAAGGCCATAGAAGCATTTTCCCTacctctgaaaaataaaaggaattctCCTGGCATGAGGAAGTGGCTTTCTATGTCCCGTACAAAATACTTTTGGGTAGCCTCTGGCTCTTATGCTCCCTGAGACTCTCCAGCATTTTTTCtcaatgtttttttttcagattatgAATATTGTGCAGCCATTCAGCTCACCCTGGAAACGCTTCAAACACTTGTACAACACTGAGGACTGGTTGCCTGACCACTACTGTGGCTCCACCCCCAAATAACAAGAAAACTCTCATTTCTAGTTCCAGAAAGGGCAGGATGTACATGGGCTTCATTCATAACCATCGCTATGGAAGCTCTCAGGATTAGCAGAACAGAAAGAAGCGCAATGTACCTGGCAGGTTGGAATTAATTCCTGTGAGAAATTCCTGTAAGCTTATGGTACTGCTAAAGTGTGTTGAtgaacagctctgctctgcagtctTTCATCAGTTAGTATCAGATATTGTAATGAATGACATTTCCTAATACCATCATTCCCATGAGCCTCAGGACCACAAGATTCACTCATgttctgctcccagctctctgcagtgTGGGCTGTATCTCCAACACCTAATCCGCACAAcactgtggcctcctctggcaCTGTCGTCCAGGTGTGCCTGGCAAACAAGGCTGGAGggtcagagagcagcagcagggctctggTTGAGGAAGGGCTGTCTGAAAGACACCTGCAATGGGGTTCCCCCAAAGCAGCCCAGGACCACTACCTGTCCTTCCCCAGATTGGGTGATGACAAAACTGCCCTGCCGGCCGTCTGACACATTATTGCACTGCTTCACAagccagcagagcacagaagaGGCCTGTCAGAATATTTTGATAGTGGTTTGCTGTTGCCACTGTGAATTAAAATAAGGGAGTATGCTACATATGCAAATCTGTTAAGCATTGTTGCTCTCCCCTGAACATATCAGGGACCATAAATCTCAGGTATGCATTATGAGATTTGCACTACTTTTTCCAGCAATGCGTGTAGTCTTCTCACAGAAGCATACGTTTTACACCATTTCACAGATGTTAGACCTCTGAAGGTTTTATCTCTGAAGGTAAagtaatataaatattttgttgtaAGCTCTCCTAGAGGTATAGGTAGGCATCATACTGCTTGTAAGGCTTTCTTTCAAAGGTATCCCAGGAAAAAGGAGCCCTTGTGTGGAATTTATGGCATCTTAAATGATGGCTACAATGTGGGCCTTTCAACCGTAAAGAAGTTTCCTGATTTCATTCTTTGTGCCTAAGATGCATAGATGGAAGAATAAAAACCTGAGTTCAAAAGTCCAAAGTCACTTACATGGGAGAGAACACTTGTTCATGTTCCTTTCAAAATACCTTGTTTTGAAAATCTGCTTTTGGTTGTTTGCAGCCTCAGAAAATCCTATTGAGCAAGTTTGCTACcgtacttttaaaattttttattcaTATATGAAAGCATATTCATTCTAATTACTACCTCCTTTAAATGGATCTCCAGCTATATTAATAATACAGTTGGTAAAAAAATCACTGTAAAGTCAATACTAATTTGATAAAAGATACTCAATTAAATGTTAAACAGAAATTCAGGGTGGCTGGAGACTAGAGTATCAAATACTTTGAAATAGTTCTAAACCATCGTATTTCAGATTTTTGTACCATAACACTTTTGCATGGATTTGCAGCTTAGCTTTCTAACACAATACAGATGTGAACAACAGACAGGGATTATAGCCCTTTCATATGAAATGGGCTCTACTCTCCAGATGGAAATTTGTCAGATTCCTCAGAGCTAAGACACATCCAAAAGACGCTAGTTAAAAAAGTCTTCAAGAATGAGCCACTTTTAATGATCTGCAACCACACAGGAACAAATAAGTCTTTGAGCAGTATCCAGTGGTTTGTCTCACAAAGACAGGGACTCAGCTGAGAAAACTGACTTTTGGACACCACTAGAAATAGCATATTTTTTACTAGATCATTTGTATTTTTCTCATGTAGCATAGTTTTTCAGACCTTGCACTTGAAGAAACCTTTCATTTCATTATACGGTAAAGGGCATTAAATATAAGAAGGATCAGTAATATTTTTACCGAATATATAATAATACAACTATTCTAATGTTTTATTCTACCACCAAAAACCCAAGTTCTTTAAAAACAGTGCTTAAAAGTGGCTTTAACTGATGTTATACTATGCCTACATATGGAAGTAGTTAGCAAGGAGAAGCTGGGATGAAATACCACTGTAAGGCTTTGCCCAAAACCCAAGAAGAATCTGAGAGAGGAAGTAGTTCAGTTAACttatttttcctctcattttccacttttttttcctccctgcagtTCCTTTGATTCATGTCCATAAATGGACATACCAAAAGCCACTACATTCTCACAGTGTTTTTCAGCCAGCCTGGAACCAGGAAATACCAGGAATTTCTTCAAGGAACCTGTTCCCAAACTGTACTAAAGCCTTCAACACATTTAGTGTTTGAACAGAGTTTAGAAGCATGACTAAGGTCCCATCTCCACTGCACGATTCAGCATTGCTGCTGCATCAGAGAAGAGCTGTTTACAGTCCTTAGTGCTTGCCCTGGCTTTTTCAGCTCTTCTCTATTCTAGTCCAAGCCCACATCCCCAGAGTAGTGAACATTCTGAAATGTCCCACCCTGAAACATCTGGCTGCATATTGTGGCAGCATTCCTCAGCTCCTGTCTGTTActggggcagtgccatttgcagGACTGTGTACATTTGCTTAATGGTAAGTAAATTCAACCCTGGTAGGAGTATAATGGTGTTTATGTTGTGAGGAACAAAGCATTTTACAGCCTCCTGAGCAGGACCAAAAGGCTGCTAACACAGTACTGCAGTGCTAATACAATCCAGTGGTGCCTCCATTCATTACTCAGCCCCATTAATTGAGCCACTGAAAGAAATGTGCAATCCAAATAAATGTTTGTTGGTTTAAATTAGACCTATTAAAAGCAGGTATTTAGCAGCTTTCAGCAGCTACAAAATAtgttttcctgctcctgaccTGAATGCTAAGAACCAGCTTTTCAGGCAGTTTTCAGGACTCAGGTCAGCCTAGCTAACCAACATAACTGCAGTCAGACTGGTTTGCACCACCTGTGACCCAAAATCCTAAGGCTGTACAATTTTACCGGAACTGCATGGGACTGTGtgccttggagctctcctgggaggACATAGGCTGGCTCCTGTGGCATTTGCTGGGCAATAAGCACTTCCAGGAGCACAAACTGCACGAAATAGTGTTCTGCAAACAGCTAAAATTACAACCTAGTATCAACCTACTAGGGAAGTGATAAACCAGTGAATCTGGTCCATGAAAGAGAAGGACAAGGATTCAAATTAAATCTGAAATATGATTCAAACTTTAGACAATATAACATGCTGGAAGGTACTTGATATAATCTTAATACACTGTGATATGGTGTTAAGTatgctttttttaaattaacagaGCAACAGAAATAAGTAAGAAATCATATTTGGCCTTTTCCATTTATACATGCTGTTCTGATTCTAAGCTTGTTGTGAGGTTAGAAATTCCAAGATCAGTAAGTTAATCAAGATTCTGAAATCTAATGTGCTAGGAGTTAATGAAAAAAGCCAGCTCATCTTACCTTGGGAACTGCCACAAGTGTCTCTCGGTGGGCTTCCCCATCAGCCTCTTAGCTGTAGTTACCCATCTGGGGGAATCTGCTCAGCTGAGGTTTTTCTTCACCTGTGACTCAAAGGATTTTCATATGATGACAGAGAAATTAAGTATTTCTTTCCTTCCATTGATTCTTTCAGCCACACCTCTGTAGCCACTGAGTAGCCACCTTGGAAAGAACTGCACAGATAAGAATATGCCCCAGCCAGTAATCTTGAATGGATCCCAGCGTGGCTAATGCCTATGAGCAGTGACCTGGGATCAGTATTTTCAAGGGAAAGCAACATTTGGTTTTTCTTGCTGTGCTACAGCTTAGCTTCTTATCCTTATGATCCACAGGAGTACTAAAGAGCACTCTAGAAAGTGCCATTTTATTTTACAGTCATTTGATTACAGACACCAGGAAATGCTGTTAGAGAAGAATTGGCAATGCCATCCCACTTCACAAGAAGGTGCCTGACTTAGAGCTAGTCCACATGGAAAACATCTTGAGTAAGGATATTCTGTGAGGTTTAACcctacacacacacaagcaCTTACGCATGCAGACATCTCCATTGTAGCTGCCTGTTATCATCTATTCTCATGAAGATGTACTTATATTATAAATGTGTCACCTTATGCAATATTCTGCTCTACAGATGTGAGTATGCTTGTGTTACCCCTTGGATAACTGTATGCAATGGGATTTTTAGCTCTGGCTTTTCTGACTTCTGCAAGAATATAATAACCATGGCAAATCTTGTAAGTACAGCCAGCCTTAATAGTGCAAGGATTATCTGGGTAAAAGCCTGGGTTTTGTGTGAAGAAATAGTGGACTTTCTACACACAGAAATGAAGCAAAACTCTTCTGTCCTTATGAGTGCTTTAATTTTATACAGTTGAAAAGCAAATTAGAGGCTATTTATGTAATGTTTTCTTTGGCTTCTGCCTGGCATTCTCCACAGACCTTATCATAAAACAATTTATTAGAAACAATATGTATATTTGTTAACAACCACACACAGACAAATACAATGGCCCTCTcaacacagagaaaaacaagcaaaaggCTGATAAAATCTCTTTGTGCTGTATGGTTACTTCTGATTGTGAGAGGCAGCAGGATCTTCTTCCAAAGAGTTTAGAGTTATGCCTAAAATCTCTCTGagattatttatatttattagaCTTCATTTAACCagtcttcaaaatattttttgctcTGTACATCCACACCAGGACAAGTTGTGGGCTAGTAGGATTGCACAAAAACATCCTGTCCTTtagacagaaaataaagaaacccTGGAACCTGTATTTTGTCTGTCTGCTTTCTCAAAACAAGGAATGGACAAAAGCTGGTCTGTCATTTTATTTCATGAATTCACTCAGATAAAAGTGGCTTCATTGATGAGGCAACTATGAAGCATATAATTTCTGGTAGACGAGACCGGGCTCTTTCTCTGCCTCACACTGACACCGCGTGGCAGCTCCGCGGCCTCTCTTTGCTCCGGGTACAAACTTTGCCGCCGTTCGAATGAAGCCAAACAATCTCCTGCTCTTTTTAGAGGAAGGCATTTGATTACTCACTTGAAACAATTCGTGCTATTTTGTTACGAGGGATGATGTAAACATAGACTTGTTTGGAATACAGGAAATCTTTCTTATTTTCTCAAAGTGAATTAAAGTGACAGCTACACAGTTCTGCCCAAGCACCGTGCTGTACTTAGATATCATTGCAGCATTGTTAGCTATattgaaaatatagaaaattaaACCCCCAAAGTGCATGCCACCCACCCTGAAGGAACAAATCACTACAATATGTCACAATAGATCACAATAGTTTTCACTAGCAGGTACCtggaaaattcacagaaaaagtGGTTTATTTATTAAAGATTACATTAAAGGACAGTATGTTTTAATTGTCTTGCTTTTTATCTTGCATGCTTCTTAAAAACTAATCAACACTCCAAGGTTCAAGTTTCAGGATGAGCAGAACTTGCTTCTCCTCCTTAGGCAGATACAGATTCACATGTAGGCTTTGGGTATCTGTCAGAGAACCATAAAATTATCTTATGTAATTACATCTCCTTTTTTCCAGATGACTAATTATGTTACAATAAGCTTTTGAGTTAAATTGTTGAAAGGGAAAATTTCCCTCCTGACTTTTTCAACATGCATAGACAATGAATCACGTCCATTTCGTGCAGATTTGGTCTGCTAAATAGGTCTTTGATGCTCTGGATCTAACCCAAACCTACTGTAAAAAAACTCTGATCCAGCTCCCTACTTGAGACCCATTAATATGAAATGGATTTGGACTTACAAATGGGCCAGAGGGCTGctgtgcctttttctctggATTGTGT
This sequence is a window from Zonotrichia albicollis isolate bZonAlb1 chromosome 3, bZonAlb1.hap1, whole genome shotgun sequence. Protein-coding genes within it:
- the CCN2 gene encoding CCN family member 2, coding for MVPSTLAPFALALLLALLSPEAQGQECSGQCQCGASPTCPAGVSLVLDGCGCCRVCAKQLGELCTERDPCDHHKGLFCDFGSPANRRIGVCTARDGAPCVFSGMVYRSGESFQSSCKYQCTCLDGAVGCVPLCSMDVRLPSPDCPYPRRVKLPGKCCEEWVCDEAKEQTAVGPALAAYRLEDTYGPDPTMMRANCLVQTTEWSACSKTCGMGISTRVTNDNAFCRLEKQSRLCMVRPCEADLEENIKKGKKCIRTPKISKPVKFELSGCTSVKTYRAKFCGVCTDGRCCTPHRTATLPVEFKCPDGEIMKRKMMFIKTCACHYNCPGDNDIFESLYYRKMYGDMA